A genomic stretch from Pseudomonas alkylphenolica includes:
- a CDS encoding DUF5666 domain-containing protein, translating to MISPLRRFHAVALVLGFVLNLGVPSWGNAAPVCVSRDEIGMTDTAGLQFPGGIGGTGARPGGMGGTGIQSDNGGVGGSGAPIQQRPGGTGGTGAPIRAPGGTGGTGIVGTITGFASICVNGMEVHFGKDVPVSENGVAASSDHLAIGQVVAVESYPSKRGLEAGRIAILNVYEGPLTALANAASPLRVMGQPVHLAKDARVATGLRPGEPVRVSGLRNASGEVVASRIERAPDLKQASAIGAIDRSGSLQGLKLGSRVAPAQEVLVRGQWSGRQLEVAQSRPDPSLPFAGRVREVVIEGLVQGRQDQRLVVGGFNVTVARDTVVVGEQPSRLALDQRVRVSGVLSGAREVRATRVELHSERADTSGRDHSGRKSGTHDDSEQREHTSGSSSDDNSGHGGEVRSDESHGGGREDSGKSEAVDNSGKSERVEKAEQPEKEDNSGRADKVEKVEKDERPEKVEKAEKVEKPEKVEKVEKVERPEKVEKVEKVERPEKVEKVEKVERPEKVEKVEKVERPEKVEKVEKVERPEKVEKVEKVERPEKVEKAEKVEKPEKVEKTEKVERPERSGR from the coding sequence ATGATCTCGCCACTGCGCCGCTTTCATGCTGTCGCCCTGGTCCTGGGTTTTGTGTTGAACCTGGGGGTTCCCTCATGGGGGAACGCAGCACCGGTGTGTGTCAGTCGCGATGAAATCGGCATGACCGACACTGCGGGCCTGCAGTTTCCGGGCGGTATCGGTGGTACCGGGGCGCGGCCGGGCGGCATGGGTGGCACCGGTATCCAGAGCGACAATGGCGGGGTTGGTGGTAGTGGTGCGCCGATCCAGCAGCGGCCCGGTGGAACCGGCGGTACGGGAGCGCCGATCAGGGCGCCGGGCGGTACCGGTGGCACCGGTATCGTCGGCACCATCACCGGGTTTGCCTCGATCTGCGTCAATGGCATGGAAGTGCATTTCGGCAAAGACGTCCCCGTGAGCGAGAACGGCGTCGCCGCCAGCAGCGACCATCTGGCAATCGGGCAAGTGGTTGCCGTGGAGTCTTACCCTAGCAAGCGAGGCCTGGAGGCTGGGCGTATCGCGATCCTGAACGTCTATGAAGGGCCACTGACAGCGCTGGCGAATGCTGCGTCGCCACTGCGGGTCATGGGCCAACCGGTGCATCTGGCCAAGGATGCGCGGGTTGCCACGGGGCTACGTCCGGGCGAACCGGTCAGGGTCAGCGGGCTACGCAACGCCAGTGGTGAGGTGGTGGCCAGCCGCATCGAGCGGGCACCGGACCTCAAGCAGGCCAGCGCCATCGGCGCGATCGATCGCAGCGGTAGTCTGCAGGGCTTGAAACTGGGGAGCCGGGTGGCGCCTGCGCAGGAGGTGCTTGTCCGTGGTCAGTGGTCCGGTCGCCAGTTGGAAGTCGCCCAGAGCCGGCCTGACCCGAGCCTGCCATTCGCCGGCCGGGTACGTGAGGTGGTGATCGAGGGCCTGGTGCAAGGCCGGCAAGATCAGCGCCTGGTGGTCGGCGGCTTCAATGTGACGGTGGCGCGCGACACGGTGGTTGTCGGCGAGCAGCCTTCCAGGCTGGCACTGGATCAGCGCGTACGGGTAAGCGGGGTGCTCAGTGGTGCACGAGAGGTGCGGGCGACCCGGGTCGAACTCCACAGCGAGCGCGCCGATACCTCTGGCAGGGACCATTCAGGACGCAAGAGTGGCACGCACGATGACAGTGAACAGCGTGAGCACACCTCAGGTAGCTCCAGCGACGACAACAGCGGTCACGGTGGTGAGGTGCGCAGCGACGAGAGCCACGGTGGCGGTCGTGAAGATAGCGGGAAGTCTGAGGCTGTGGATAACTCAGGCAAATCGGAGCGCGTTGAGAAAGCCGAGCAACCCGAGAAAGAGGACAACAGCGGGCGAGCCGACAAGGTCGAGAAAGTAGAGAAAGACGAACGGCCAGAGAAAGTAGAAAAGGCCGAGAAAGTCGAAAAGCCTGAAAAGGTGGAGAAGGTCGAGAAAGTCGAACGACCTGAAAAAGTGGAGAAGGTCGAAAAAGTCGAACGACCTGAAAAAGTGGAGAAGGTCGAGAAAGTCGAGCGGCCTGAAAAAGTGGAGAAGGTCGAGAAAGTCGAACGACCTGAAAAAGTGGAGAAGGTCGAGAAAGTCGAAAGGCCTGAAAAAGTGGAGAAGGTCGAGAAAGTCGAAAGGCCTGAAAAAGTGGAGAAGGCCGAGAAAGTGGAAAAGCCTGAGAAGGTTGAGAAGACCGAGAAGGTGGAACGCCCGGAACGATCCGGTCGTTAG